Genomic DNA from Candidatus Limnocylindria bacterium:
TCGCGCGCGCCGTGACGCGGGCAGCGTCGCGCATTTCCATCCACGCGCCGCCACCGCGCTCGCGGTCGCGGGCCGGCCGCTCATCGTCGCCTCAAATGCAGGCGCGTGGTTCGGCGGCACCGTCCCGGTGTACGACGATCCCGAGCTGGTCCGGACGGATGCGCTCGGCCAGGCGGTCGCGCAGGCTCTGGGCGCGTCGCGCGCCGCGCTCCTGCGCGGCCACGGAGCGGTGGTGCTGGGCGAGGACATCCCGGACTGCGTCACCGCTGCCCTGTTCCTCGAAGAGAGCGCCGAGCGGCTGATCCTCTCCGCCTCGATGGGCAAGCCCCGCGAGTACACGGCCGACGAGATCGCGCGCGTCCGCGCGGGGCTCGTGCAGCGGTCGGTGAGCCTCAAGACCTGGAACGACGCGGTCGAGCGCGCACGCATCGCCGGTCGCCTCGACGATCTTGATTAAGCGACCGGACGCCAAGAGTGGTCATACCATTCCGTTCGTGTTCACCCCGGTGCGCCAGGCGCGCGTTTCGGGCGAGATCGTTTCGCAGATCGAGCGCGCCATCTTCGCGACCGAGCTCTCCCCGGGCGACCGCCTGCAGTCGGAGCGCGAGCTCGCCGAGCAGTTCGGCGTCTCCCGCATCACCGTGCGCGACGCGCTGCGCGTTCTCGAGGCGCGCGGCCTCATTCGCGTCAAGGTCGGCGCGACCGGTGGGGCGTTCGTCGAGGAAGCGAATACCGACCGTGTCGCCGAGTCCATCTCGACACTGATCAAGCTGAAGCGTATGACCTTGTCCGAGCTCGCCGAGGCACGCAAGATCGTGGAGGCGGCGACCGCCGAGCTCGCCGCCCAGCGCGCGGACGCGGCGGCGGTGAGCCGGCTCCAGCAGAACGTCGAGCGCGCGCGCCCGCTGCTCCGCGAGCCGATCACGCATGCGGACGCGAGCATGGATTTTCACGTCGAGCTCGCGCGCGCCGCGGGCAACGAGGTCCTGTACGCGACCGTCGCGGCGTACCGCGAGCTGCTGGTCCCCAGCATCCGCGACGTGCGCGATGAGAAATCCGGCCGCGCGACGCAGCGCGCGCACGAGGAGCTCGTCGAGGCGGTGCGCCGGCGCGACAGCGAGGGAGCGCGCGAGATCATGATCGTGCACCTTTCGGACTTCGAGAAGCGTTTGCGCCGGCGCCTCGCCGAGCGTGCGGAGCCACAGCAAGCGGCCGCGCTGCCCGCGCCGCGGTTGGTCCGCACGCAGCGCCGCCGGGCGTGAGCGCCCCGCGCCGCATCGTCGTCGCGCTCTCGGGCGCGTCGGGCGCGATCTACGGGATCCGGGCCCTCGAGGTCATCCGCCAGGATCGCTCCGTGGAGCTGCACGCGATCGTGTCGTCCGGCGCGCGGGCGACCATCGCGTATGAGACCGACCGCAGCTTCGACGACGTCGTCGGTCTCGCCGATGTCGTGCACGACGAGAAGAACCTCGCCGCCTCCCTCGCGAGCGGGACGTTCCTCACCGCTGGGATGCTCGTCGCGCCCTGCAGCATGCGGACGATGTCCGCGATCGCGAACGCCCTCGACGACAACCTCATCGTGCGCGCCGCTGACGTTCACCTCAAGGAGCGGCGCAAGCTTGTCTTGATGGTGCGCGAGACGCCGCTCAACGCGAACCACCTGAGGCTCATGCACGAGCTCGCGCTCGCCGGTGCGGTCATCCTGCCGCCAGTGCCCGGCTTCTATCAGAAGCCGACGACGCTCATGGACCTGGTGGATCACAGCGTCGGAAAGGCGCTGGACCAGCTCGACATCGGGCATTCGCTCTTCCGGCGCTGGACCGGGCCGGAGCCGCAGCGCTGACCGACGAGGCGCGCGCGGCAGAGAGAGCGCGCGAGGACTTCAAAGCGTGGCTGCGCGGTCCGTCCTCATATCTCGCCGCCGTCGCGAGGCACGAGCTCCCCGTCGGGGAGGCGCTGCGCCTCCACGGTCACGTGATCGAGGCGCTGAGCGATGGCTTCCGCGTCGACGGCGCGTTCAGCGGCCCCCGCGAGGTGGAGGCCGGCCGCTATCGCCTGCGTCTCTCGCACCAGAACATGCCGGCCGTCGTCGTCTTGGATGCTGAGGCGCCTCGTGCCGATGTGGCGCCCGAATGGTTTCCCTACGACGAGAAGTACCGGTTCATCGTGCCGCTCGAGCGCGACCCGGCGGACCTGCGTATCGGCTCGACGCGCGAGCGGGACCGTTCGGCGACGCGCGCGGGGTGGCTCCGCTTCGACGTCGCGGGCGTTCCCGGTCGCGTGATGGCGCTGCATATGAACGAGCCCGGTGTCGCGCACGATGCGCTCGAGGTGTACTTCACCGATGCCACCAGCGGACGAGAGTCGTACCGCATGCGCTACGTCGAGGTATCGTCTGCGGCCGGCGGTCGCTACGTGCTCGACTTCAATCGCGCGTACAACCCGGCCTGCGCGTACTCACCTCACTACAACTGCCCGATCCCGCCGCCAGAGAACCACCTCGCCATAAGGGTGCCCGCCGGTGAGCGGATGCCGCGCGGCGGAGAGCGGTCCTAGGCTCGAGCCGCGACGTGGTCGGCCGCGCGCACCGCCTGCTTTCCGTAGCCGTCGCGCACGGCGATCTTCCCGTCGTCGTAGATCGCCTCGCCGCGCAGGAACGTATACCGCGCGACGCCGCGGACCTCACGCCCCGCGTAGGGCGTCCAGCCGCACTTGCTGAGCACGTCCTCGTCGCGGATCGTCCGGCGCTCCGCGAGGTCCACCAGCACGATGTCGGCGTCGGCCCCCACGCGGATCGCGCCCTTGCGCGGGTAGAGACCGAAGAGCTTCGCGGGTCGGGTCGCCGTCGCATCGGCGACGCGCTCCAGGGGGAGCTTGCCGTCGTTCACGTCGGTCAGCAGGAGCGAGAGATAGAACTGCTCCGACGGAGTGCCGGTGTGCGCCTTCCACCCGTCCTTCCACCCTGGTTCCTTCTCTTCGCGCAGGTGTGGCGCGTGGTCGGTGGCCATGATGTCGACGGTGCCGTCGCGGAAACCGTCGTACACCGCCTTCGAGTGATGCGGCGCGACGTAGTAGGACAGCGCGTACGAGCCGAGCCGCTCGATGTTCTTCCAGTCATTGCCGAGCCAGAAGCACCACGGGTTCACCTCGGCGGAGACGGTCCGCCCCGCCGCCTTGGCGGCGCGCAGCATCTCGACGACGCGCTTCGTCTGCGTGTGCAGCAGATGCAGTCGCACGCCGGTCGCTTCCTGCAGCCGCAGGAGTAACGCGACGGCCGTGTCCCAGATGACCCCGTCGTCGTGCGCGTACGCCTTCGCGTACGCGGCGTAATCGCGCTCGCCACGGTCCCAGTATTCGCGCTCGATCGCGTCCATCAGCGACTGGTCATGCGGATGGATCATCAGGGGGAGGCCCGTGGCCTTGACCGCCTTCATGCGCTTGTACAGCTCGCCGTGCTCGTGGAGGCCGATGCCGGGCATATGCGGGTACGAGCGGCCCGTGTCGACGACCATGAAGATCTTGAACGCGAGGATGCCGCGCTCCGCGAGCTTCGGGATCTCGTCGAGCTGCACGCCCGACGCGTTGACGTTGTAGTCGATCATCGCGCGCTGCCGGTAGAGCGCGAGCATCTCGTCGAGGTTCGCGGCGGTCGTCGGCGGCGGGTTCACATTCGGCATCGCGACCGACGTCGTCACGCCTCCCTCCGCGCACTGCCGGCCGATCGCCGCCAGGTCCTCCTTGTGGCTGAAGCCGGGCTCGCGGTGGTGTGAGTGCATGTCGATGAGGCCGGGGAGCGCGACGAGGCCATCCGCCTTGATCTCGCGCTTGCCCTTAGGCGCCGCGCCGGCCCCCGTCACCGCAGCGATGCGCTCGCCGTCGATCGCGATGTCGGCCTGGCGCGTCCCTTCCTCGAGGACCACCTTCGCTCCGCGGATGACGATGTCGTGCGTCATGCCGGCGCTCTTTCCGGCGCCGCGGTGCCCACGATGACCTCTTCGGAGATCCGGAAGGGCTCGGCGTTCTTGACCACCGTTTCTCTCTCCTTGAGCACGAGCACGCGGAGCCAGCGCACCATCATCGGGATCACCTCAGCCGCGTACTGCTTGTACGCGGCGTAGTGCGTCGTCCCGCGCTGCATCACGAGCTTCTTCGGGGTGCCGCACCTTGCGAACAGGGCGTTCGCGTGGTCGGTCGGCGTGACCGCATCGTCCTCGACGGCGACGATCATGACCCCGTGCGCGGCGGGCGCGACGTCGATCGGTCGATACTCGATGATCGCCTGGGCGCAGCTCAGCGGGACGGCGCTCGGGATGCGTGCGTCTACATCTGCCTTCACGGTACTGGCACGGCGCTCGGCGGTCTGGATCATGATCTCGTCCCGGGGATGCACGAGGACGCCCATCCCCGTGGCGGCGCGCTGGCGCCGATCGGCCTCCACCCGCGCGAGGAATTCGTTCCATTCAGCGTCGCTGCCGCGCATGCGGCGCAGCCAATCACGTCCGTCGCTCACCGGGACCTGACTGATCGTCGCGCGGATGTCCGGCTCAGCCGCCGCGACGAGGACCGCATTGCCGCCGCCGGTGCCACCGCTGCCGAAGATCGCGCCGCGCTCGCCATCGACGTCCGATCGCGAGCGCATGTAGGCGATCGCGTTGCGCCAGTCCTCGAGCTGCCACGTCGGCGAGATGAAGCCGCGGTCGCCTTCGCTCTCGCCGAAGCCGCGGTAATCGAAGATGAGGACGGCGAAGCCGGCGTCGGTGAACGCCTGGTGATACGGCGCGTACAGCTTTGCGTCAGCGAGACCGAGCCAGCCCGGCCCCTGCACGACGAATGGAAGCCGATCCGCGGCGACATCGGGTCGATGCAGGAAGCCACGAAGCCGCGCACCGCCACTGTAGAAATGCACGGTCTCTGTCCTCACGCACACATAATGCGCGACCGTGCCGACCATCGCTCGACCCTTCATGGCCGTGCTGCTGATCGCCGCCGCGATCACGACGACGAAAGGGACCGTCGAGATCACGTACCCGCCGTATCTGGCGGGCTACGGCTACACGCTGTCGCTCATCGGATTCCTGACAGCGCTCATCGCCGCGCTCCAGCTCATTTCGCGCCTGCCCGTCGGCGTCGCCTACCGGGCCGATCGCGTGAAGCGGCAGTTCGCACTCGCGCTCGTGGCCTTCGCGCTATCCACGAGCGGCTTCGCGTTCGCGGCGGGCGCGCCGCTCGTGGTCGCGGGACTGAGCATCCTCCACGGCTTCGCGTTCGGCAGCCTCGGGACGCTCGGCCTCGCGCTCGCGATCGACGTGAGCGGCGGTCGTCGGGCCGGTGTCTCGATGGCGTGGTACACGGCCGCGAACTCGACCGGGTATGCGACCGGCGCGCTCATCGGAGGCGCGCTCGCGGACACGATCGGGATCCCGGCGACGCTCGGCCTCATCGGGCTGTTGCCGCTTGTCGCGGCGGTGGCCGTGATGGCGCTGCCCCCCGTCGAGGCCGCGCCGTTCCCATCCGACCGCGGCAGCGGGCTCCGCGGTCTTCTCGCGGCCGGCCTCCGACTCGACAGCCGCGTCTGGCTCGCGTTCGTCATCGTCCTGTACCTCAACGTCCTGATGGACAGCGTCGACACCTTCTTCCCGGTGTTCGCACCGACGATCGGGATCTCGCTTGCGACGGTCGGCCTCCTGCGCGCGATCAAGAGCGGCTCAGCCATCTTCATCCGCTCGACCGGCGTGGTGCTCCTTCGTGCGGTCGACTACCACCGCGTGACCCTCGTCGCCGTCGTCGCCGCCGCCGCGGCGGCCTTCGCTCTTCCGCTCTCGAGCTCTCTCGCGATCCTCGTGCCGGTCTTCGTCGTCTCCGGTCTCGCGCGAGGAGTCCTGCGCGCGACGAGTGCCGCGACCGTCGCGGAGCTTCGCAACGAAGGGCGGGACGTCGGGCTCGCATCGGGCATCTACAACTCCGGGCTCGATATCGGAACGATCGTGGGACCGGCGCTGGGTGGACTGATCGCGAGCGCGTTCGGGATCCCAGCGATGTTCCAGATCATCGCGGTGCTGAGCCTGGTCGCCTGGCTCGCGGTCGCTGTTTCGAGCCCGACGACGCGCGCGGCCGCCGGACTGGGGAAACGTCATACCATTGGACCAACGGCGTAAGCGCGACCTTCATCACATCCGGAGGAGATCGACTTGGGCGAGGACGGCCGCACCTTTCTGCGTGGCTTCGGCTCGGAGACATATGGGCTCGATGAGTTCCGCAGGAAGCAGCGAAGCGTTCCGCGCGTCCGTCGCGCCGGCACGGTCACCGACGACGCGAGCGTCGGTCACTCGGGCGATTCCGACGCCAAGCAGTCGCGCACCTGGTGGATGCTTGGGCCGGGCGACGAGCCGTTCCTCACGCAGACGCTGCAGGTCCACTTCGTCGAGCTCCTGCCCGGCGGGACGAATCACGGTCACGGCCACCAGAACGAGGCGCACTTCTACATCCTCGAGGGCAAGGGCTACGAGATCCACGACGGGAAGCGCTACGACTGGGAGAAGGACGACCTCGTGATCGTCCACACCGACAGCAAGCACAAGCACCACAACCGCTCCACGACCGAGCGCGCGCTCGCGCTGGTGCTGAAAGCAAAGACCTCGTGGATGGTCCTGGGCCTCATCCAGCAGGGACGATCCGCACCGTTCGCGAACGAGGCCGGTTTCGGTCCGCGGCAGGAGTGGTCACAGCTCTGGAGTCCCGGGTGGGAATCGAAGAAGAAGGTGATCAAGCCCTCGGACACGAAGTGGGAGACCACGCGGGACGGCCGGGTGCGAAAGATCGTCGACCAGGAACGCACCGACGCGCGCACGCACAGCCTGGACCTCTACCAGCAGGAGATCCCGGTCGGCGGGCGCTCGGGAAAGCACTGGCACATGGCGGACGAAGCGGTCTACGTGATCTCGGGCACTGGCTACAGCCTTCAGTGGGACGTCGAGGCCGAGATCGATGACCGTTACTACGCGCGTATCGCCAAGGAGCCGACGCGCTGGGAGTTCTCGGCCGGTGACCTGCTTTACGTTCCGCAGAACACCGTTCATCAGCAGTTCAACACCGGCGCGGAGCCCCTTGTCGTGCTGTCGGCGCAGAACCGGCTCTTCAAGCTGCTGGGCTACGACAGCGTGAGGTATCTCGAGGACGCTCCGGGTTCCAGCGGAGAGGCGCGCGAAGCGGTCACCGCGGGCGACTGACTCTCGTCGCGCCATACCATCGGGCGGTGAGCGATTTCTACAGCGCCTGGCTGCGCGAGAGTGCGCAGCTCGAGGCGAAGGTGGGGCGTGGTCCCGTCGTTGCGCGCGGTCGCGATCTCGAGTGGATCGAGACGCCTCAGGATGCGCGCACGGCGATGCTGATCGGCGACGCAGCGGGCTTCCCGACGCAGGGCACCGCGCTCGTCAAAGCGGAGATCCCCGCTGGATCGCGCACCGGTCGTCACGTGCACGGCGAAGAGGCGATCCACATCGTCGCCGGCACCGGCTTCAGCGTCATCGGCGGCGCGCGCTATGACTGGAAGGCAGGCACGACGCTCCACGTCCCGTATCGCGCCGAGCATCAACACGTGAACACCGGGAAATCTCCTGCCTTCTATGTCTCCGCGCTGACCCCCGAGCTCGATTTCGCCGTCAAGCTTGGGCGGCTCGAGCAGCTCGAAGAGAAAGGCCAGGGCTACGCCGAGCTCGCGCGGCGATACCCGGCGGAGTCATCCCAGTTCGCCGCCGACGGTCGCCGTATCGCGCTCCACATCGAGGATGCGCTGGACGAGAAGGCGCGGCGCCTGGCGGGTCACGCGCATCCGACGAAGAAGGACAAGGGCGCGCACCGGCATGCCGGGATATGGATCCTCATGGGCGGCAGCGAGAGCCCGAGCGAGGAGACCAACGGATTCCGCGCGAAGGCCGCCGCGATGACGAACATCTTCGAAGAGACGCCGCATTCGAGCAGCCACAAGCACGCGCACACCGAGGCGATGCTGTACGTCCTCGAGGGTCGCGGCTATTCGCTGATCGACGGCGAGCGCTACGACTGGGAAGAGGGCGACGCCGTGCACGTCCCGCCACGCATGACGGTGCACGAGCATTTCAACGATTCCGACGCGCGCACACGGACGCTGCGGATCGAGTTCGGCATTCGCTACTTCTACGAAGCGCTCTGGGGCGGATACGAGAAGGTGCAGGGCAAGCTCGAGGCCACGGCGCGATGACCGAGACGGCCTTCCGCGTCATCCACGCGCGCGTGCCCAAGCGCCGCAATCCCGTGGCGCGCTGGTATCGCCGTAACGAGCGCGCGGTCTTGAGCGCGGCCGGCATTGTCTCATTCGTCGCCGCGTGGCAGATCGGCGCGGATGCCGGCCTGATCGACAAGTTCTTCTTCAGCTCGCCGCTCGACGTCCTCACGGCCGGCGTGGCGGAGGTGCAGAAGCCGCGCTTCTGGGAGGACGTGAAGATCAGCGCGGTCGAGCTCGGCCTCGGCACGCTCATCGCGCTGGTCACGAGCGTGCCGATCGGCATCGCGATCGGGTGGTACCGCCGCGTGTCGTTGACGTTCGACCCGTGGCTCAACTTCTTCAACGCTCTGCCGCGTGTTGCCCTCATCCCACTGGTCGTCCTGTGGGCCGGTCTGGGCGTCGAGATGAAGACGATCATCGTGTTCTTCGGAGGGTTCTTCTCGATCGTCCTGCCGACCGTCGAGGGCGTGAGGACCGTCGATCGTCAGTTCCTCGACGTAGCGCGCAGCTTCCGAGCGCCGCAGCGGCTGATCTTCACGTCGCTCGTGATCCCGGGGACGCTGCCGTTCATCGTGAGCGGCATCCGCCTCGCCGTCGGTCGCGTGCTGGCCGGAGTGATCATCGCCGAGTTCTACGCACAGACCTCTGGCCTCGGCGTGATGGTCGCGAGGTCCGCGGCGACGCTGCAGCCCGACCGGATGCTCTTCGGCGTCCTCATCTTCACGATCCTCGGGATCGGTCTCACCGAGGGCATCGGTATCGCCGAGCGCTACTTCCAACGCTGGCGCCCGAGCATCGACCTGGAAGAGGCGGCATGACGTGAGGACCGAACACCTCGCCCTGAGCGCGCGCGGCGTGAAGATGCAGTACCGGGATCGCGGGACGGGGAACGCCCTGCTCGCGATCGACAACATCGACCTGGACGTCCCCGACGGCGCATTCGTCAGCCTCCTCGGGCCGAGCGGTTGCGGGAAGTCGACGTTCCTCAAGATCGTCAACGGACTGCTGCCAGCCACGGCCGGCGAGATCAAGCTGCACCGTGTGGCGAAGGGACGCGAGGACGCCATGGTGTTCCAGGACGCGGCGCTCTTCCCGTGGTACTCGGTGCTCGACAACGTCGCCTACGGGCTGGTGTGCGCGGGTGTCCCGCGCGGCGAAGCGCGCAGGCGCGCCGCGCCCTTCATCGACCTCGTCGGGCTCAAGGGGTTCGACGACAAATACCCGTACCAGCTCTCGGGTGGGATGCAGCAGCGCGCGAACCTCGCCCGCGCCCTCGCGGTCGACTCGGCGATCCTCCTGATGGACGAGCCATTCGCCGCGCTCGACGCGCAGACGCGCGAGATGATGCAGGCGGAGCTGCTTCGGATCTGGAACGCCGCGAAGAAGACCGTGCTCTTCGTCACGCATCAGATCGACGAGG
This window encodes:
- a CDS encoding class II aldolase/adducin family protein, producing RARRDAGSVAHFHPRAATALAVAGRPLIVASNAGAWFGGTVPVYDDPELVRTDALGQAVAQALGASRAALLRGHGAVVLGEDIPDCVTAALFLEESAERLILSASMGKPREYTADEIARVRAGLVQRSVSLKTWNDAVERARIAGRLDDLD
- a CDS encoding FCD domain-containing protein, with the translated sequence MFTPVRQARVSGEIVSQIERAIFATELSPGDRLQSERELAEQFGVSRITVRDALRVLEARGLIRVKVGATGGAFVEEANTDRVAESISTLIKLKRMTLSELAEARKIVEAATAELAAQRADAAAVSRLQQNVERARPLLREPITHADASMDFHVELARAAGNEVLYATVAAYRELLVPSIRDVRDEKSGRATQRAHEELVEAVRRRDSEGAREIMIVHLSDFEKRLRRRLAERAEPQQAAALPAPRLVRTQRRRA
- a CDS encoding UbiX family flavin prenyltransferase, with the protein product MSAPRRIVVALSGASGAIYGIRALEVIRQDRSVELHAIVSSGARATIAYETDRSFDDVVGLADVVHDEKNLAASLASGTFLTAGMLVAPCSMRTMSAIANALDDNLIVRAADVHLKERRKLVLMVRETPLNANHLRLMHELALAGAVILPPVPGFYQKPTTLMDLVDHSVGKALDQLDIGHSLFRRWTGPEPQR
- a CDS encoding DUF1684 domain-containing protein, producing the protein MIEALSDGFRVDGAFSGPREVEAGRYRLRLSHQNMPAVVVLDAEAPRADVAPEWFPYDEKYRFIVPLERDPADLRIGSTRERDRSATRAGWLRFDVAGVPGRVMALHMNEPGVAHDALEVYFTDATSGRESYRMRYVEVSSAAGGRYVLDFNRAYNPACAYSPHYNCPIPPPENHLAIRVPAGERMPRGGERS
- a CDS encoding dihydroorotase family protein, which encodes MTHDIVIRGAKVVLEEGTRQADIAIDGERIAAVTGAGAAPKGKREIKADGLVALPGLIDMHSHHREPGFSHKEDLAAIGRQCAEGGVTTSVAMPNVNPPPTTAANLDEMLALYRQRAMIDYNVNASGVQLDEIPKLAERGILAFKIFMVVDTGRSYPHMPGIGLHEHGELYKRMKAVKATGLPLMIHPHDQSLMDAIEREYWDRGERDYAAYAKAYAHDDGVIWDTAVALLLRLQEATGVRLHLLHTQTKRVVEMLRAAKAAGRTVSAEVNPWCFWLGNDWKNIERLGSYALSYYVAPHHSKAVYDGFRDGTVDIMATDHAPHLREEKEPGWKDGWKAHTGTPSEQFYLSLLLTDVNDGKLPLERVADATATRPAKLFGLYPRKGAIRVGADADIVLVDLAERRTIRDEDVLSKCGWTPYAGREVRGVARYTFLRGEAIYDDGKIAVRDGYGKQAVRAADHVAARA
- a CDS encoding alpha/beta hydrolase, with amino-acid sequence MRTETVHFYSGGARLRGFLHRPDVAADRLPFVVQGPGWLGLADAKLYAPYHQAFTDAGFAVLIFDYRGFGESEGDRGFISPTWQLEDWRNAIAYMRSRSDVDGERGAIFGSGGTGGGNAVLVAAAEPDIRATISQVPVSDGRDWLRRMRGSDAEWNEFLARVEADRRQRAATGMGVLVHPRDEIMIQTAERRASTVKADVDARIPSAVPLSCAQAIIEYRPIDVAPAAHGVMIVAVEDDAVTPTDHANALFARCGTPKKLVMQRGTTHYAAYKQYAAEVIPMMVRWLRVLVLKERETVVKNAEPFRISEEVIVGTAAPERAPA
- a CDS encoding MFS transporter encodes the protein MPTIARPFMAVLLIAAAITTTKGTVEITYPPYLAGYGYTLSLIGFLTALIAALQLISRLPVGVAYRADRVKRQFALALVAFALSTSGFAFAAGAPLVVAGLSILHGFAFGSLGTLGLALAIDVSGGRRAGVSMAWYTAANSTGYATGALIGGALADTIGIPATLGLIGLLPLVAAVAVMALPPVEAAPFPSDRGSGLRGLLAAGLRLDSRVWLAFVIVLYLNVLMDSVDTFFPVFAPTIGISLATVGLLRAIKSGSAIFIRSTGVVLLRAVDYHRVTLVAVVAAAAAAFALPLSSSLAILVPVFVVSGLARGVLRATSAATVAELRNEGRDVGLASGIYNSGLDIGTIVGPALGGLIASAFGIPAMFQIIAVLSLVAWLAVAVSSPTTRAAAGLGKRHTIGPTA
- a CDS encoding cupin domain-containing protein; its protein translation is MGEDGRTFLRGFGSETYGLDEFRRKQRSVPRVRRAGTVTDDASVGHSGDSDAKQSRTWWMLGPGDEPFLTQTLQVHFVELLPGGTNHGHGHQNEAHFYILEGKGYEIHDGKRYDWEKDDLVIVHTDSKHKHHNRSTTERALALVLKAKTSWMVLGLIQQGRSAPFANEAGFGPRQEWSQLWSPGWESKKKVIKPSDTKWETTRDGRVRKIVDQERTDARTHSLDLYQQEIPVGGRSGKHWHMADEAVYVISGTGYSLQWDVEAEIDDRYYARIAKEPTRWEFSAGDLLYVPQNTVHQQFNTGAEPLVVLSAQNRLFKLLGYDSVRYLEDAPGSSGEAREAVTAGD
- a CDS encoding cupin domain-containing protein, which translates into the protein MSDFYSAWLRESAQLEAKVGRGPVVARGRDLEWIETPQDARTAMLIGDAAGFPTQGTALVKAEIPAGSRTGRHVHGEEAIHIVAGTGFSVIGGARYDWKAGTTLHVPYRAEHQHVNTGKSPAFYVSALTPELDFAVKLGRLEQLEEKGQGYAELARRYPAESSQFAADGRRIALHIEDALDEKARRLAGHAHPTKKDKGAHRHAGIWILMGGSESPSEETNGFRAKAAAMTNIFEETPHSSSHKHAHTEAMLYVLEGRGYSLIDGERYDWEEGDAVHVPPRMTVHEHFNDSDARTRTLRIEFGIRYFYEALWGGYEKVQGKLEATAR
- a CDS encoding ABC transporter permease; its protein translation is MTETAFRVIHARVPKRRNPVARWYRRNERAVLSAAGIVSFVAAWQIGADAGLIDKFFFSSPLDVLTAGVAEVQKPRFWEDVKISAVELGLGTLIALVTSVPIGIAIGWYRRVSLTFDPWLNFFNALPRVALIPLVVLWAGLGVEMKTIIVFFGGFFSIVLPTVEGVRTVDRQFLDVARSFRAPQRLIFTSLVIPGTLPFIVSGIRLAVGRVLAGVIIAEFYAQTSGLGVMVARSAATLQPDRMLFGVLIFTILGIGLTEGIGIAERYFQRWRPSIDLEEAA
- a CDS encoding ABC transporter ATP-binding protein, encoding MRTEHLALSARGVKMQYRDRGTGNALLAIDNIDLDVPDGAFVSLLGPSGCGKSTFLKIVNGLLPATAGEIKLHRVAKGREDAMVFQDAALFPWYSVLDNVAYGLVCAGVPRGEARRRAAPFIDLVGLKGFDDKYPYQLSGGMQQRANLARALAVDSAILLMDEPFAALDAQTREMMQAELLRIWNAAKKTVLFVTHQIDEAVYLSDRVVVMAARPGRVIADIQIDLPRPRDLSVKRTPAFAVYEEQIWRLIAGQYGKTQAPQPDAAS